A part of Acropora palmata chromosome 6, jaAcrPala1.3, whole genome shotgun sequence genomic DNA contains:
- the LOC141884645 gene encoding uncharacterized protein LOC141884645, producing MITSSEVSGSAFTPVTIPKSPNSETEEERDVTDIQWRPSHPNQLPFSRHLWSVWGPYSPAFGPSAMDHVLKPSSSPMWPMCSFGGPAYPSFWKERFSQFRFAPYSDEEKPSQSYIGLIAEAILSSPEEKLILSDIYNYILSHYPYFRNKGTGWRNSIRHNLSLNDCFVKAGRSPNGKGHFWAISTLYYDDFRRGDFRRRRIQKRSHKSRRTSSECSKEDVVVCKAESSEEVGASSEEQEEVLECKVTDNDEQKGEDEAVSEKVEVSQEKRKSFDMATLLAPDKGQQREAGLVLPVYPRAYDPNLMYSSYQMHSGGYIRAQTTSAYDRLRVSESTKLIFPYNYRVAC from the coding sequence ATGATCACGTCAAGTGAAGTAAGTGGGTCTGCCTTTACTCCAGTCACAATTCCAAAATCGCCTAACAGTGAGACCGAAGAAGAGCGAGATGTTACAGACATCCAATGGCGTCCAAGCCATCCAAACCAATTGCCTTTTTCGCGTCATTTATGGTCAGTATGGGGGCCATATTCTCCAGCATTCGGTCCTTCAGCAATGGATCATGTTCTGAAGCCTTCAAGTTCACCAATGTGGCCTATGTGTTCATTTGGGGGCCCAGCTTACCCATCATTTTGGAAGGAACGCTTCAGTCAATTCCGATTTGCTCCATATTCTGACGAAGAGAAACCGAGCCAATCTTACATCGGACTTATTGCTGAAGCGATCCTAAGCTCGCCTGAGGAAAAGCTTATTTTGAGCGACATCTACAATTACATCCTTTCTCACTACCCTTACTTCAGAAATAAAGGAACCGGCTGGAGAAATAGCATTCGCCACAATCTTTCCCTAAACGACTGCTTTGTTAAAGCCGGTCGCAGTCCAAATGGGAAAGGTCACTTCTGGGCGATAAGCACCTTGTACTACGACGACTTTCGGCGTGGAGACTTCCGAAGAAGAAGAATCCAAAAGCGTTCTCACAAAAGCAGAAGAACATCCAGTGAATGTTCCAAAGAAGACGTTGTGGTCTGTAAAGCGGAAAGCAGCGAAGAAGTGGGAGCCAGTTCCGAAGAACAAGAGGAGGTTCTGGAATGCAAAGTAACCGACAACGATGAGCAGAAAGGAGAGGATGAAGCCGTCTCGGAGAAAGTTGAGGTTTCTCAAGAAAAGCGCAAGTCATTTGACATGGCAACTTTACTAGCTCCTGATAAAGGGCAGCAACGGGAAGCAGGCCTCGTCTTGCCGGTATATCCCCGTGCTTACGATCCAAATCTTATGTACAGTTCCTACCAGATGCATTCCGGCGGATATATCCGCGCTCAAACGACCTCTGCCTACGATCGTCTTCGTGTATCCGAGTCTACAAAGCTCATCTTTCCTTACAACTACAGAGTTGCCTGTTAA
- the LOC141883597 gene encoding uncharacterized protein LOC141883597 has product MNAGKTNRMELSRLLKVTPRHWLKFVLSIPRNQPMTGTEAFTHWSSLLAYVLGGCTFLLAPQLWQHILQIELEGRSEGYLRLFGLALIKVGGTLAIEARSNHKFSRHQECLTSVLARLILVNCVVLAFISTDMLPFSFALTFMVLDSLLALIILLIWFLESKDASLGSFFREIFQHFWQFPAKENDGFTTTEFLLGIPQFLIWLMMAVNQVMLARCSIWMHFKVIQVDI; this is encoded by the exons ATGAATGCAGGAAAAACTAATC GAATGGAACTGAGCCGGTTGTTAAAAGTGACCCCACGTCATTGGTTAAAGTTTGTGCTTTCTATTCCTCGAAATCAGCCAATGACTGGAACAGAGGCATTCACTCACTGGTCCAGCTTGCTGGCTTATGTGCTGGGGGGCTGCACCTTCCTTTTAGCCCCACAACTCTGGCAGCATATCTTGCAGATAGAGCTGGAAGGTCGCTCCGAAGGATATCTTCGACTCTTCGGTCTGGCTTTAATCAAGGTTGGTGGTACCCTAGCAATCGAAGCTCGTTCCAACCACAAGTTCAGTCGACATCAAGAGTGCCTGACTTCTGTTCTTGCCCGTCTTATCCTTGTTAACTGTGTAGTGCTTGCATTCATCTCAACAGACATGCTTCCTTTTTCCTTCGCGTTGACGTTTATGGTCCTCGACTCGCTCCTAGCTCTCATTATCTTACTGATCTGGTTCCTAGAATCAAAGGATGCCTCACTTGGCTCTTTCTTTCGCGAAATCTTTCAGCATTTTTGGCAATtccctgcaaaagaaaacgatGGCTTCACAACAACTGAGTTTCTCCTTGGAATACCGCAGTTTCTAATCTGGCTAATGATGGCCGTAAACCAGGTTATGCTCGCCAGATGTTCCATTTGGATGCATTTCAAGGTCATTCAGGTGGACATCTAG
- the LOC141883594 gene encoding uncharacterized protein LOC141883594, which yields MTVKTVICHWFTFMLSFPRTQPLSSLQKFTQWSSVFAYCGGGLSLLVFPQLWDIILHLESNGRSEGCLRLTGLGVLEIGFIFVISARSTLQGPSHVTILGSIAERLLYVNGILLMLILRGMVPLSFGLVFMVLDSSLSLITLVIWFRETEGASVSLLIKEVFLPILNCHGARSGASNAAIFFVGFFQLLFSLIFVIRPEIARIILHLDRFHGNSKGFLATSFFTMSIHGWYHVINACAVNHPFVPAALFYRIFFNFPALIILGSVDQIEQTLCFAVLMCEICFFLIILFFDIFQKVLQNDESEEQILLTSTDKEKIEATSK from the coding sequence ATGACGGTGAAAACTGTGATTTGTCACTGGTTTACGTTCATGCTATCATTTCCGAGAACACAGCCGTTAAGCTCACTGCAAAAGTTCACCCAGTGGTCTTCTGTTTTTGCGTACTGTGGTGGCGGCCTAAGCCTTCTCGTGTTTCCTCAGTTATGGGATATCATACTTCATTTGGAATCTAATGGTCGAAGCGAGGGATGCCTTCGTCTTACTGGGCTTGGTGTACTTGAAATAGgcttcatttttgtcatctcGGCACGGTCCACTCTCCAGGGCCCCTCCCATGTCACCATCTTAGGGTCCATTGCCGAACGCCTTTTGTACGTGAACGGGATCCTGCTGATGCTGATTTTAAGAGGCATGGTACCTCTTTCATTTGGTCTCGTATTCATGGTCCTGGATTCCTCGCTTTCTCTGATCACCCTAGTGATATGGTTCCGTGAGACAGAAGGCGCCTCAGTGAGCCTTTTGATCAAAGAAGTCTTCTTGCCGATTTTAAACTGTCATGGGGCAAGATCAGGGGCTTCTAACGCCGCAATATTTTTTGTTGGATTTTTCCAGTTATTATTTTCGCTCATTTTTGTCATAAGGCCAGAAATCGCCCGGATTATTCTTCATTTAGATCGTTTCCACGGTAACTCCAAGGGTTTCTTAGCGACGTCCTTCTTCACGATGTCCATTCATGGCTGGTATCACGTGATAAATGCTTGCGCTGTCAATCATCCATTTGTTCCTGCCGCGCTATTCTACCggattttctttaattttccaGCCTTGATTATTTTGGGTTCCGTTGACCAAATAGAGCAAACTCTTTGCTTCGCCGTGTTAATGTGCGAGATATGCTTTTTTCTAATCATCTTGTTCTTTGACATTTTCCAGAAGGTTCTGCAAAATGACGAGAGCGAAGAGCAAATTCTGCTTACCTCTAccgataaagaaaaaattgaggCTACCTCGAAGTAG